Proteins found in one Vallitalea guaymasensis genomic segment:
- a CDS encoding monomethylamine:corrinoid methyltransferase: MHYLELLERAHNGEKIEKEQWDVEYIVIKTMELVSKYDLKFDSNTIIPTDDTLIENTFKAAKELISEIGVYYLSEGRRIYLTEEEIDEALKNAKQEILMGEGKDAVTLYARKPEDTRYPLVWAGNPGCPTPEDIFKPTVKSWAKEEVVDLITCGSLTTVDGYPVRKHEASELLAVRRELDLLRSATREVGRPGMGMLAAESAVSEIGDLAAVGSDRLRPCDSHLTVMLNELVIDRDNMVRTASSIDYGMRNAGLTCTMVGGLGGDAAGSALLMIASIMAANILCRADYHLCHPIDLRHVATSTRGSMYVHSMACQAYANHAPNIIFCDIYPKSGALTKELLYEVAANAITATVSGGHLEGVGAADGLVPHGTGLEVRLMGEVGRAVVDNRLTRETANEIVLKLLDKYEHVFSLEGGNPGKPFNEAYDMEKIEPVEEWVNMYEEVKKELNEMGFNI, encoded by the coding sequence ATGCATTATTTAGAACTATTAGAGAGAGCACACAATGGTGAAAAGATTGAAAAAGAACAATGGGATGTAGAGTACATAGTAATCAAGACAATGGAGTTAGTTTCAAAATATGATTTAAAATTTGATAGTAATACGATTATTCCAACAGATGATACTCTTATTGAAAATACATTTAAAGCAGCGAAAGAACTGATTTCAGAAATTGGTGTATATTACTTGTCAGAAGGTAGACGAATATATCTTACTGAAGAAGAAATAGATGAAGCATTGAAAAATGCTAAACAAGAGATTCTAATGGGAGAAGGAAAAGATGCTGTAACATTATATGCAAGAAAACCAGAAGATACAAGATATCCACTAGTTTGGGCTGGAAATCCAGGATGTCCAACTCCAGAAGATATTTTCAAGCCAACAGTAAAAAGCTGGGCGAAGGAAGAGGTTGTTGATCTTATCACATGTGGTTCATTAACTACAGTAGATGGTTATCCTGTAAGAAAACACGAAGCTTCCGAACTCTTGGCAGTTAGAAGAGAATTAGATTTATTACGTAGCGCTACAAGAGAAGTTGGTCGTCCAGGAATGGGTATGTTAGCAGCAGAAAGTGCAGTTTCAGAAATAGGTGATTTGGCGGCTGTAGGTTCTGACCGTTTAAGACCATGTGATAGTCACTTGACAGTTATGCTTAATGAATTGGTTATTGATAGAGATAATATGGTTCGTACTGCAAGCAGTATAGATTATGGTATGAGAAATGCAGGACTTACTTGTACAATGGTTGGTGGATTAGGTGGAGATGCAGCAGGTTCAGCTCTCTTGATGATTGCATCTATTATGGCAGCTAATATCTTATGTAGAGCTGATTACCATCTTTGCCATCCAATTGACTTAAGACATGTTGCAACTTCAACTCGTGGAAGTATGTATGTACATAGTATGGCTTGTCAAGCTTATGCAAATCATGCACCAAATATTATATTCTGTGACATATATCCAAAAAGTGGAGCCTTAACAAAAGAATTATTATATGAGGTAGCAGCTAATGCTATTACAGCAACTGTTTCTGGAGGTCATCTAGAAGGTGTTGGTGCTGCTGATGGATTAGTTCCTCATGGTACTGGTTTAGAAGTGCGATTGATGGGTGAAGTAGGACGTGCTGTTGTAGATAATAGATTAACTCGTGAAACAGCCAATGAAATAGTATTAAAATTATTAGATAAATATGAGCATGTATTTAGTTTAGAAGGTGGAAATCCAGGTAAACCATTTAACGAAGCATATGATATGGAAAAAATTGAACCAGTAGAAGAATGGGTCAACATGTATGAAGAAGTCAAGAAAGAATTAAATGAAATGGGATTTAATATTTAA